From one Marinobacter sp. LV10MA510-1 genomic stretch:
- a CDS encoding L-lactate permease: MSTGLFAFFAFVPILLAGILLIGLRWPARQAMPLVYLASVGIALFAWDMSFNRVLASSLQGLVITLGLLWIIFGAILLLNTLKHSGAIMVIRAGFTTISPDRRIQAIIIAWLFGCFIEGASGFGTPAAIAAPLLVAVGFPAMAAVLMGMLVQSTPVSFGAVGTPIIVGVNTGLDTATIGAQLAANGSSWDAYLQLITTQVASIHAIVGTFMPLIMVIMLVRFFGKDRSWRAVFEVLPFALFAGLSVTIPYVLTGIFLGPEFPALMGGLVGLAIVTTAARKGFLVPKTTWDFADRKDWPQEWLGTIEMKLDELTARPMSSFRAWCPYLLVAVLLVVSRVFPEVTALFKSVSLSFSNLLGEAGIGAGIQPLYLPGGILVMVVLATFFIHRMKVKELGDAVKESSGVLLSAGFVLLFTVPMVRILINSGVNAADLPSMPILMASYVADTVGGIYPLVAPSVGALGAFLAGSNTVSNMMFSQFQFGVATNLGLSTALMVSVQAIGAAAGNMVAIHNVVAASATVGLLGREGATLRRTVWPTLYYVLMTGIIALIAAYVLDFTDPLMAL, encoded by the coding sequence ATGTCGACGGGTTTATTTGCCTTTTTTGCCTTTGTCCCCATTCTGCTGGCCGGCATTTTGCTGATCGGCCTGCGCTGGCCAGCTCGGCAGGCCATGCCGCTGGTGTATCTGGCCAGTGTCGGCATCGCCCTGTTTGCCTGGGACATGTCTTTTAACCGGGTGCTGGCCTCTTCCCTGCAGGGGCTGGTTATCACACTGGGTCTGCTGTGGATTATTTTTGGCGCTATTTTGCTGCTTAATACCCTCAAACATTCTGGCGCCATCATGGTTATTCGCGCCGGCTTTACCACCATCAGTCCAGATAGACGAATTCAGGCTATTATCATTGCCTGGTTGTTCGGCTGTTTCATTGAAGGTGCGTCGGGCTTCGGAACACCGGCAGCCATCGCTGCGCCTTTGCTGGTGGCCGTCGGTTTCCCGGCCATGGCAGCTGTATTGATGGGTATGTTGGTACAGAGTACGCCGGTGTCATTCGGTGCTGTGGGTACACCGATTATTGTCGGGGTGAATACCGGGCTTGATACCGCCACCATTGGTGCGCAACTGGCAGCTAATGGCTCCAGCTGGGACGCGTACCTGCAGCTGATCACCACTCAGGTCGCCTCTATCCACGCGATTGTTGGCACGTTTATGCCTCTTATCATGGTGATTATGCTGGTTCGCTTTTTTGGTAAGGACAGAAGTTGGCGCGCGGTGTTTGAAGTGCTGCCTTTTGCCCTGTTTGCTGGATTGTCGGTCACCATACCCTACGTGCTGACCGGTATCTTTCTGGGGCCTGAATTTCCGGCGCTGATGGGTGGCCTGGTGGGCTTGGCAATCGTTACTACGGCGGCGCGCAAAGGCTTTTTGGTTCCAAAAACCACCTGGGACTTCGCCGATCGTAAAGACTGGCCGCAAGAATGGCTGGGCACCATCGAAATGAAATTGGACGAGCTGACGGCCAGGCCCATGAGCAGCTTCCGCGCCTGGTGCCCGTATCTTTTGGTGGCGGTGTTGCTGGTGGTTAGCCGGGTGTTCCCGGAAGTGACCGCGCTGTTCAAGTCCGTATCACTGAGCTTCAGCAATCTGTTGGGTGAAGCCGGCATTGGCGCGGGTATTCAGCCGCTGTATTTGCCCGGTGGTATTCTGGTAATGGTGGTGCTGGCAACGTTCTTTATACACCGCATGAAGGTGAAAGAGCTGGGCGATGCAGTGAAAGAATCCAGCGGCGTGCTGCTCAGTGCGGGCTTTGTGCTGCTGTTCACGGTGCCCATGGTGCGCATTCTGATCAACTCCGGCGTTAACGCCGCGGATCTGCCCAGCATGCCAATTCTGATGGCCAGCTATGTGGCCGACACCGTAGGCGGCATTTACCCGCTGGTGGCACCGAGCGTTGGTGCTCTGGGCGCCTTCCTGGCGGGTTCCAATACCGTTTCCAATATGATGTTTAGCCAGTTCCAGTTTGGTGTTGCCACCAACCTTGGTTTGTCGACCGCGTTAATGGTGTCGGTTCAGGCGATCGGTGCTGCTGCCGGTAATATGGTGGCCATTCACAACGTGGTGGCTGCATCGGCGACTGTTGGGCTGCTTGGCCGCGAGGGTGCAACGTTGCGCCGCACTGTATGGCCAACGCTGTATTACGTGCTGATGACGGGCATAATTGCTTTGATTGCGGCCTATGTGCTGGACTTTACAGACCCGTTAATGGCTCTTTAA